In Erythrobacter litoralis HTCC2594, a single genomic region encodes these proteins:
- a CDS encoding deoxyguanosinetriphosphate triphosphohydrolase, with product MSRSHLASDPAASRGREFAHQQSETRGPRSAFQRDRDRIIHSIAFRRLKSKTQVFVAPDGDHYRTRLTHSLEVAQIGRVIARALGLDEDLTEALCLAHDIGHPPFGHAGERALHDASSRQGGFDHNAQTLRTLMRLESPYPSHDGLNLSWEVLEGLAKHNGPVAEPHPALGELDTAFPLDLGQWGSLEAQVAAVADDIAYDNHDIDDGLRAGILDFDDLLTLDFLADLWRDIEERYPGVPHERLRRELVRSQIGLMVNDVIMHTRSSTEGMESIDDVRGAARMLGGFSPEMFEQERALKKFMYDRLYYHPQQVAAGEKAREVISRLYAAYDQDPELMGGGWSSDIPQQAAERSRHIVDYIAGMTDHFALEQCRQIYGKAPSGLGTV from the coding sequence ATGTCGCGCTCCCACCTCGCATCGGATCCGGCCGCCAGTCGCGGACGTGAATTCGCGCACCAGCAGAGCGAGACGCGCGGTCCGCGCAGCGCCTTCCAGCGCGACCGCGACCGGATCATCCATTCGATTGCGTTCCGGCGGCTCAAGTCGAAGACGCAGGTCTTCGTCGCGCCCGACGGCGACCATTATCGCACCCGGCTGACGCACAGCCTCGAGGTGGCGCAGATCGGCCGCGTCATCGCCCGCGCGCTGGGGCTGGACGAGGACCTGACCGAAGCGCTGTGCCTCGCGCATGATATCGGCCACCCGCCCTTCGGCCATGCCGGGGAAAGAGCGCTCCACGATGCCAGCTCGCGTCAGGGCGGGTTCGACCACAATGCCCAGACCCTGCGCACGCTGATGCGGCTGGAGAGCCCCTATCCCTCGCATGACGGCCTCAACCTGAGCTGGGAGGTTCTCGAAGGCCTCGCCAAGCACAACGGCCCGGTTGCCGAGCCGCATCCCGCGCTGGGCGAGCTCGATACGGCGTTTCCGCTCGATCTCGGGCAATGGGGTTCGCTCGAAGCGCAAGTCGCGGCGGTGGCGGACGACATCGCCTACGACAATCACGATATCGACGACGGCCTGCGTGCCGGCATCCTCGATTTCGACGATCTCCTGACGCTCGATTTTCTCGCCGACCTGTGGCGCGACATCGAAGAGCGGTATCCCGGCGTGCCGCACGAGCGGCTGCGGCGTGAACTGGTGCGCAGCCAGATCGGGTTGATGGTCAACGATGTCATTATGCATACCCGGTCTTCGACCGAGGGAATGGAGAGCATCGACGACGTGCGCGGCGCGGCGCGCATGCTGGGCGGCTTTTCGCCCGAAATGTTCGAGCAGGAGCGCGCGCTCAAAAAATTCATGTACGACCGGCTGTATTACCATCCGCAGCAGGTCGCGGCGGGAGAGAAGGCGAGGGAAGTAATCTCGCGGCTCTACGCCGCCTACGACCAGGATCCTGAACTGATGGGCGGAGGCTGGTCTTCCGACATTCCGCAACAAGCGGCCGAGCGCAGTCGCCACATCGTCGACTACATCGCCGGGATGACCGATCACTTCGCGCTCGAGCAATGCCGCCAGATCTACGGCAAGGCGCCGAGCGGCCTTGGCACCGTCTAG
- a CDS encoding NAD(P)H-binding protein encodes MSTRTRIALVGATGLIGQEILQLSVGREDLRIVGVARREVPLPEGARMEVFVAEPAKWGEVFEAVRPDAVICALGTTIRKVGGDKQAFRAVDHDLVLDTARAAVDAGVERFLSVSSVGADRHSKNFYLSVKGETEADLTKVGFKRLDILRPGLLRGARNGDMRPAEKLGMLASPLVDLFLHGNARRYRSVRASQVAEAALALAMRKTQGRFVHDYDAIQRAARMLPAPLVED; translated from the coding sequence ATGTCCACACGCACCCGCATCGCCCTGGTCGGCGCGACCGGTCTGATCGGCCAGGAAATCCTGCAGCTTTCGGTCGGGCGCGAAGACTTGCGCATCGTCGGCGTTGCGCGGCGCGAGGTGCCGTTGCCGGAAGGCGCGCGCATGGAAGTGTTCGTGGCCGAACCGGCCAAGTGGGGCGAGGTTTTCGAAGCCGTCCGCCCCGATGCAGTGATCTGCGCGCTGGGGACCACGATCCGCAAGGTCGGCGGCGACAAACAGGCTTTTCGCGCGGTCGACCATGATCTCGTGCTCGACACCGCGCGCGCTGCGGTCGACGCGGGAGTGGAGCGGTTTCTTTCCGTATCGTCAGTCGGCGCGGACCGGCATTCGAAGAACTTCTACCTGTCGGTCAAGGGCGAAACAGAAGCGGATCTGACCAAGGTCGGCTTCAAGCGGCTCGATATCCTGCGGCCGGGCCTGCTTCGCGGTGCGCGCAACGGTGACATGCGTCCTGCCGAAAAGCTGGGCATGCTCGCCAGTCCGCTGGTCGACCTGTTCCTGCACGGCAATGCCCGCCGCTATCGTTCGGTCAGAGCGAGCCAGGTGGCGGAGGCCGCATTGGCGCTGGCGATGCGCAAGACGCAGGGTCGCTTCGTCCATGATTACGACGCGATCCAGCGCGCGGCCAGAATGCTGCCCGCGCCGCTGGTGGAGGATTAG
- a CDS encoding ABA4-like family protein: MWDTIFSINTAIAMIGWAILLFAPRRELPMTVVLYLGVALLCLVYSVGLVGIVTGLFDPVGPADAAVDFTTIDGVQTIFASRGGVTVGWTHYLAFDLFAGLWIARDADAKNVSRWIQAPILLATFMAGPLGLLIWLVLRETRRAPRRAD, translated from the coding sequence ATGTGGGACACGATTTTCAGCATCAACACGGCGATCGCCATGATCGGCTGGGCGATCCTGCTGTTCGCGCCGCGCCGCGAATTGCCGATGACGGTCGTCCTCTATCTCGGCGTGGCTCTGCTGTGTTTGGTCTATTCGGTCGGGCTGGTCGGGATAGTGACAGGGCTGTTCGACCCCGTCGGCCCGGCTGATGCGGCGGTCGACTTTACCACCATCGACGGTGTGCAGACGATCTTCGCCTCGCGCGGCGGAGTCACGGTCGGCTGGACCCACTATCTGGCGTTCGATCTTTTTGCGGGGCTGTGGATCGCCCGCGATGCCGATGCGAAGAACGTCTCCCGCTGGATCCAAGCGCCGATCCTGCTGGCGACCTTCATGGCAGGGCCGCTCGGCCTGCTGATCTGGCTGGTCCTGCGCGAGACGCGACGGGCCCCGCGCCGGGCGGATTAA
- a CDS encoding entericidin A/B family lipoprotein, protein MARKTLLALGIVALSLTATACNTVKGLGRDIQSVGEAGEEVID, encoded by the coding sequence ATGGCGCGCAAAACGCTTCTCGCTCTCGGCATCGTCGCCCTCTCATTGACGGCGACCGCCTGCAACACCGTCAAGGGCCTCGGCCGCGATATCCAGTCGGTCGGCGAAGCCGGTGAAGAGGTCATCGATTAA
- a CDS encoding entericidin A/B family lipoprotein, producing MVRKTLVALGIAALSLTATACNTVKGVGQDIESVGEAGDRVI from the coding sequence ATGGTTCGCAAGACCCTAGTCGCCCTCGGCATTGCCGCGCTCTCGCTTACCGCGACGGCCTGCAATACCGTGAAGGGCGTCGGACAGGATATCGAATCGGTCGGTGAAGCGGGTGACAGGGTCATCTAG
- a CDS encoding DMT family transporter: MDGSVARPRPLLALGLRLLTALSLATMAMLVKLGEQRGVHLLEMIFWRQAITLVVITGLLAWLGRLADIRTRRFGAHARRAIYGITGMMFVYGAVILLPLAEATTISFTTPMFAVLLALLLFREKIGLYRWGAVLVGFAGVAIVMQPGSGGAVDPFGIAIGLVAAFMVALISFQIQDLNTTETPYSIIFWFTALTAPLAALSLPFVLTAHDPVTWGIVLAMALCGAAAQILLTTSLRFGSAATIIVMDYTSLIWAVTYGWTVFDRVPPPTLWLGAPLIICAGLLVAWREHRLKQHARIEELTRSTAV, encoded by the coding sequence ATGGATGGATCCGTCGCCCGCCCCCGCCCGCTCTTGGCGCTGGGCCTGCGCCTGCTGACCGCGCTGAGCCTGGCGACGATGGCGATGCTGGTGAAACTGGGCGAGCAGCGCGGCGTCCACCTGCTGGAGATGATCTTCTGGCGGCAGGCCATTACGCTCGTCGTCATCACCGGCCTGCTGGCATGGCTCGGGCGGCTGGCAGATATCCGTACCCGGCGGTTCGGCGCCCATGCCCGCCGCGCGATCTACGGGATCACCGGGATGATGTTCGTATATGGCGCGGTGATCCTGCTGCCGCTGGCGGAAGCGACCACCATCAGTTTCACCACGCCGATGTTCGCCGTGCTGCTGGCGCTGTTGCTGTTTCGCGAGAAGATCGGCCTCTATCGCTGGGGCGCGGTGCTCGTCGGTTTCGCCGGTGTCGCGATCGTAATGCAGCCGGGGAGCGGCGGCGCGGTCGATCCCTTCGGCATCGCGATCGGGCTGGTCGCGGCTTTCATGGTCGCGCTGATCTCGTTCCAGATCCAAGACCTCAATACCACGGAAACGCCCTATTCGATCATCTTCTGGTTCACCGCGCTCACCGCCCCGCTCGCCGCGTTGTCCCTGCCCTTCGTCCTGACCGCGCACGATCCGGTGACCTGGGGAATCGTGCTGGCGATGGCACTATGCGGTGCCGCGGCGCAGATCCTGTTGACGACCTCGCTGCGCTTCGGCTCGGCCGCCACGATTATCGTGATGGACTACACATCGCTGATCTGGGCGGTCACCTATGGCTGGACCGTCTTCGACCGCGTGCCGCCGCCCACCCTGTGGCTCGGCGCTCCACTCATCATATGTGCCGGGCTGCTGGTCGCATGGCGCGAACATCGCCTCAAGCAGCATGCGCGGATCGAGGAACTTACGCGAAGCACAGCGGTTTAG